The genome window AGTTCTGGATGATGGCAAATGAGCAACAGAGCCTGCCTTATACCAAGTTTGGCTCTTGGCCCAACTTGCCCAGGTGTGAGGCTCCTTAACCTCAAGCTGTtgttggacctcaactcccatcggccttggccagcacagccagtagtaaggaattgtgggagttacagtccaacaatgTTCGGAGGGCTAAATACCCCCATTCCATTATATGGTCTTGTGTTTTCTGCCTTAACCAACAGAAGCTTGACAGTAGTTGCTCTCTATAGTTATTGGCAGTATCAGCCTGAAGTCCTTTATGATGGAAAACTCAAGAGACTGAACCTGGGCCCTTTTATCTACCAAACAATGGATCAGCAAGGATTTCAATAATCAGTGAACCCCTGCAGATGCTGGTATTCTGCTTTAAAACTCCAAAATAGTGTTAGcacttttttaaaggcagaaggGAAATTAATTATACACCGTGCATAATTGTGGatgtttattttacagtcatcagGCTGCCAAATTCTTGCATTTGGTTTTGAGGTCTCTGGTGTGAATTTGTGGGGGTGGCAAAATTTGGAGGAAAGCAGGGATATTGCAAGCTCtgtgttgtcattgttgttatgggctgtcaagttgaaaccagCTTATAccgaccctaatagggctctcaagatgagatatttaaggaatggatttaccaattccactccctgAGTGAGTGTTCATggctaagcaggaatttgaacctggtctcctgagtcctcctatcactctatctactgtaccacactgggtatacaTTACAAGATGAGAATATGAAAAACAATATGTCACATCAGATTATTAGTCTGTGTATCTtggtattactgtatttttctgtgcataagccactactttttcttaaaattattacactaaaaattgaggggcatcttacaCATAGAAGTACAGTGGAAGTACAGTGgctcactagacgattgcctcgcaaaaCAAGGAAttcactagacaatgacttttttgagcaatgttTGGAGTCATCATTATCAGGAGTCATCATTATCAGGAGCTAGCTTTGACtcctttcatcctctttctttgatgctggagagagaaagagggggaaggccatcTGAGGGGGAACTgggtttcgcaagacagcgatttgggaatgaattaaaatcgtcttgtgaggcagcactgtaagctgaggagaaaatggcccataccttgcctctgtaaaacaggcttccttcagtcatgaggcttagcttcctacagtcaggagacttagtttCCTCCAATGATGAGCCCtgtggaactgatgtcagctgatgctatACAAACCAGAtagaacacacctcattggaggtggagcctgtaggcagtgctcagattcaacagggacttgtaatgtccCAGCGtcctgagcccagaggctgaatagaGCTAGGTTTTCCTaactttgggttagaaaagtgggtgggggcatcttatacacaggggcgtcttatagatggaaaaaatacagtatttaaatggaTGGGATGCAGTTCTTCAATGTTTCAGACAAGATGATTTCTCAGCCCTAATTAGGATGGTAAGGAATTTGGAGCTTTCATTATATAAAAATGTGTGATCCTTTAATACACCATCACTTTTCCCTATATAAAATATACTTTCCTAACAACTCTTTGAAATATGTAAAGTTTAGAGACACTTTGGGAGTGAAGTCCTCCCCAACAGTCTTTGTGGTTGAGTGCAGATTTGACCCCGAGTCTCCAAGCAAATTCAACACTCCATCTACCATATAATGCCACTTTTAAATGTGCAAGAGGAAAGAAACGGGGGATCATGGACAGTGCTAGCTGTATGTCATCTTAAGCTGAGTCTGTGAGAGACGACACTGGGTGAAGCTACTAAAGAGAGCAGAAATTGTAATGTATCCCTCTGATCCCTGTTACAGGTGAATGAGAGGATGTTAAACCGGCTGCATCAAGTCCAGAGAATTACACTGCAGCTCAAGCAAGAGCGAAGGTGAGGCTGGAAATGCACTGAGGGGCAAAGATGTAAAGATCTTCCCCTTCCCTGATGGCCAAGTTGAATCAAACTGAAGGTGTGCTTTAGCTTTTTCACAACTCTAGGGCCTTCCAGAGATTTTGGACTTGTAACAAAGGGGTTGCAGCTCAGCATCTCTGGAGATCTTGGATCTCTATTTCCAGCTGGATGCTTCTGGAAAGCCTTTAAGGAAAGGCAGCAGCAATACTCTGTTCTAGTCCAATGCGGCAACCTGGATAAATTTATCCAGCGACTTgtaaaaaccatttaattcagGGGTTATCACCATCTCTTGTAACAGCAGATGCTCAACGTTAACTGCACACTTTAGGAGAATACCTTTATCATAAAGAGTTGATCGCCATGATGTTTCCTGTAAATATCTTTCTCCTTTCAGGTTTTTGATGAGAGTGCTGGATTCCTATGGAGACGATTACAGACAGGGTCACTTGGATATAGTCCTGGAGGTAAGCAAGGATTGGTTTGAGGTAGAAGCGAAAATCAACTTTCCCCAAACTGGTGCACTCTAGATTTCTTGAACTGGAATTCCCATTGGCtgtgaccattggccatgctggccaaGGCTGAAgtggtccagaacatctggaggatgcaGGTTCACAGGTAGCTGGATTGAATCTACAATTGCAGCATGATAGACTGAGAATGGATAGAAGTTTGGGCTGAACCAAGAAATAAGATCAGTGTTGAGATGGTAGGAAAAAGGTATCATGGGTAGAGATAGGAGTATTCatagacaaatatgaatactcccgcacaggtggagataataaCTCAGCGATCTGCTGTCGCTGCAGCCTCCGTGCTGTTCCGTTCGCTCCAGATCATGCGATCGGttagctactcctggcaggaggcaggacaagcCTCTGCCAGATCAAAGAGTGACTTGCTGATCACAagatcccatctctaatcatgagcTGATACTGGATTTTGTTCCAAATGCAAAATAGGTGAAAGAActttgatcctccagatgttttagattgcAGTTCCATAGTTGCATGAACCATGCTATTGGGTCTTTTAGCGGCTGAAGTCCTAAACATTTGGCGAGCCAAAGTTTCCTCATTCTTGGTATAGTAAATATGGTTGGCTCTAGACTCACAGCTGAGTATGACATCTGCTTAAAATATTGTAGTTTTGGTTCAACTGTCTTCTCTTGTCTAGGACGAAGGGTGCCATAGCACGGATGCTCTGACACCTGGCAACACAGAGAATGAGCCCCCTGAGAAAGAGACCGCCAGGGCCCCCCTAGTTGCCTTGCCTGCCCATGAGCCTGAGAGTCTCTCTCCATCCGAAGGCCCAATCACCAAAAAGAGGCGGCGCCACCTGcgggaggaaaaggaagggaggataCGGCGTACAGCCCAAACCTTGCTCCCAATGGAGGAGTTTCCTGTGCAGGTACTAGAGAACGTGGAGTATCCACCAATAATAtttctaatcccccccccccaagtagatTAGAAATGTGCCTTGACAAAGTCACACAGCCAGGTTTATATATACTCCAGGAACCTGTGCGAAATCTGCTGAAGAACTTAAATTCAGGGTTGAACCTTTATTATTGTCTTCctagttattttaaaatatgtttttgggTACATACATGTACCTGTACAAAATAGCAATTGGAAGCATCCATTTTTCTTCCAGGAGAGAAAAGCTGCTTCTGGTTATTACTGTTTTTTCTCAAGCAAGCAAATTTATCTCAACCTGGACCAAGCAGCACAGATGTGTTGGCTAAAATATTCCAAGAGTTGTGCTCCAAAaactaatttttccaagttctgatttatTATAACCATATAACATAGTCAGGACAATACAAAATGTGCAGGAACTTTTGGCCCGAGACAGCCTTTCTCACAACTATTTTGGTTTTTTATGGTTGCAGATTAAGTCTGAAGAGGATTTCCAGTGTGAGCAAGAAGATGTCCTTGTTCCTGCCTGGCAGCCATCCAGTCCCAGAGACAAGTTGCTCCATTACCCCAAGTTTTCAAGTCCTGGGGCCTGTTCTGATTTTGACTGAGACTGGTAGCCATTGCTGGGTGGCTAAAAAAAGAGATTGCTTATGTCAGTGCTCACTGAGGCAGGCCATGAGGCTATCAGAAGGCACCTTTTCTACTCAAAAGGACCAGCTCGTTTTTAAAGGACAGCACAGTATGTAGCATTGAACTTTAGCATACTCAAGAGAGCTTTACATAAATAATCACTGAGCCAACGAGGGAAGCATCTGGAAAGGATATGTACTGCTCCAAACTGTGCCAAATAATACAACGCACAAGGAAACGACTACAGCATGCAATATTATTGATGCCATTAGAGCAACCTTCCTTATTCTAGCATGATCTGGTGTCCaggttacaactcccatcatccttagctAATATGGTCAgtggtgggagttgtagcccaacattTCTGGAGGGTTCCAGGCTGGGGATGATTGTGCAAAATCAATGGGTCTTTGTTTCATATGTCCAAAAGTGTCATTGTTGATGTGGGGCATTCAGAGTATGGTATTTCTATGTTTTAAATGTCTGGATAAGGGAACTGAGTAGAAAGATAAGAGTAAAGTCACTTGTGAGAAGCAGAGATGTTTAGCCTCTCACCTGTTACCCATCTGGGACCAGAGGCTGGATGTAAGGTAGATGGTTTCCACAAACTATTCAGTTTAGTAAATGAAGATATAAGTCTTTATACTGATGCTTTGGGAGAACAGAAATTCTCTGCCATTCACTAAAGCAGACATTTTAGGAGTGTCTTAATTAATGGCACTCTGGGATACTGCACAACAGCTAGGCTGGTTGACCATTGACTAGAAGGGGTGGAAGTTACAGTCTGACATTTGGGCCCTACTTTTTTTTATTAGGTTCCCCAATACCACCATGGGAAAAGAAAGGATGGTTGAGGTGGTAAGACAGTCGGGCACTTGGAATTAAGAAAAGGGGTGCATGTTTTCAGTCTGCTGTTTGTTTCCTGTAGTGCACCTGAATCCACAGTCCTTTCCAATAAACCGCCAATTTTTCTCCAAACCTCCTACCAGCAGCCAAATTTACAATGACATTGATCTATAGCAGGAAGCCATAAACTGCTCTGTTGCAAGTCACCTAGTGGCACCAGTAGAGCTCAAAGCTGTCTTGTGCTTGAGTAGTTTCATGTTTCAGAGTCATAAAAAAACAGCATATTCGCACCCCCTCTGATCTTGTTCGGAACATTATGTTTGGTCTTGAGGcctattgcagtggttcttaacgtgggcgataatgccccccagggggtgatttcatttttcaggggggcggtagaacaaaaagggagcagaagggggcggtaggggggtgctggagcaagccaaacttgtgaagatggctgcagcctttttacagtgtgcatgaatatatattttactcCAATTTTAAtgtagtttcagactttttgtcttgaaatttttagttcctgcatttgtttttatgccctttttatatttctttttgcgtcttaaaattcacttgcaactaaatcattaaatgttaattTTTGGGGGGcgtttcattttcttagaatttaattttgttttcaggggtcattggatttaagtgtcttaaataaataaataagatatcatcaccacggggaggggggcgatgataacttcctcaatggctcaagggggcgtttctttcaaaaaggttaagaatcactggccTATTCCAACGTCTTCCCTCTAAGAATCGTGGGAAGCACAATATTGGAAAAATGCTTGGAATGGCATAAGACTCTGTAATTCCTCTCAGCAAAATGACCATTCCTAAGAGCCCTTGAAGGACAAACAGATATCAGGTGTTGCTTAACACCTTTAGCAATAATGGGGCTGGTAGGAAACTGTTTTGTATTCCCCCCACCCTCAAATCTGGAAAGAGTCCTTGCGATGGGGAACCATGGACTTGCAAGATGATTTGGGCAACTATAATTGCTTACAGTGAGGTGGGAACAGGCTCTGGGAATTGAAATCCAGAACAGCTGGAGGGTAAAAGGCTACACAAAGGTTGCAAAGTCCACCCTTTAATTTAACAGAAAATTTATTATATCTTGAAATTCTAACAGGTATACAAGAAAGGGCAGGTAGCTTTATAGAGTCCTCACTGTCCCTTTAACTGAGCGTTCTGGGCTGCTTCAAAAGTGGTATGTCTCAAAACGTCTTCAGCCACTCAAGGCTTGGCCCTTCCTTGTCGCAGGGGTGGGCAGGAATATCTGGCATATTTCCATCATCTCGAACTGGAACTGTTGAGGGATGGAAAGAAAGGGGCAGCCAAGTA of Pogona vitticeps strain Pit_001003342236 chromosome 6, PviZW2.1, whole genome shotgun sequence contains these proteins:
- the TFPT gene encoding TCF3 fusion partner, whose protein sequence is MAAVSFEEFSVPPGSELALPPLFGGNILESELETEVEFADSGIPEEEEEEGALRQQEMTRRKCQALARRCKELEQVNERMLNRLHQVQRITLQLKQERRFLMRVLDSYGDDYRQGHLDIVLEDEGCHSTDALTPGNTENEPPEKETARAPLVALPAHEPESLSPSEGPITKKRRRHLREEKEGRIRRTAQTLLPMEEFPVQIKSEEDFQCEQEDVLVPAWQPSSPRDKLLHYPKFSSPGACSDFD